From a single Terriglobia bacterium genomic region:
- a CDS encoding helix-turn-helix transcriptional regulator — MTPAPSPEAGKRLKAERLRVRLSTREVEKLSQQIAQERGSQEYRISDSWLAQVENGEFTPSIYKLYSLSRIYERDYDEILALFGIFFSEIGAEASPLRLPRTHLVGPTLRETGGTFPAPLELRDKVVLERTNLVHQMFENWGEVPVSLLRQLGSRNTLCGYIGLENRTLYPLIRPGSFVQIDPRQKKIEGGNWQNEFERPIYFLELRESYACSWCQLDGSRLTLIPSPQSHKPVRQLHYPVDAEIIGRVTAVTMRIAEVSGDPSKTSP; from the coding sequence ATGACCCCGGCGCCAAGTCCGGAAGCTGGTAAACGCCTCAAAGCCGAACGCCTTCGGGTGCGGCTTTCCACGCGTGAGGTCGAAAAGCTCAGCCAACAAATTGCCCAAGAGAGAGGCAGCCAGGAATATCGCATATCTGATTCATGGCTTGCTCAGGTGGAGAACGGCGAGTTCACTCCGAGTATTTACAAGCTCTACAGTCTGAGCCGCATCTACGAACGGGACTATGACGAAATTCTCGCGCTTTTCGGTATCTTCTTCAGCGAAATCGGTGCAGAGGCGAGCCCTTTGAGACTCCCACGCACCCACCTGGTGGGACCAACCTTGCGAGAAACTGGCGGAACGTTCCCGGCGCCACTCGAACTCCGTGACAAAGTGGTACTCGAGCGTACCAATCTGGTCCACCAGATGTTTGAAAACTGGGGCGAGGTTCCTGTATCCCTCCTGCGTCAATTGGGTTCCAGGAATACGCTCTGTGGTTATATTGGGCTGGAAAATCGCACACTGTACCCCCTGATCCGACCTGGATCATTTGTCCAAATCGATCCTCGTCAGAAGAAGATCGAGGGGGGCAATTGGCAAAATGAATTCGAGCGCCCTATTTATTTCCTGGAACTACGGGAAAGCTACGCGTGCAGTTGGTGCCAGCTCGACGGCAGCCGCTTGACCCTCATCCCCAGCCCACAGTCGCACAAACCAGTTCGGCAGCTACACTATCCCGTTGATGCTGAGATCATTGGGCGCGTGACTGCGGTCACCATGAGAATCGCGGAAGTGTCGGGCGATCCATCGAAAACATCTCCCTAA
- a CDS encoding DarT ssDNA thymidine ADP-ribosyltransferase family protein gives MTKVDPLKRITLLYHFTDRRNLPLIREHGGLYPLARLRKKKIEVPAPGGNEWSRDADGMKGMDAYVHLCFRATHPMEYVARADGRIGDTIFLQIHPDVLLWDGVKFTADVSNKAGVEIHTMEEARKIIDFEVLYTRTDWSDEAVQKRLQRAEKYEILVPKKIPLDLIRNLPNG, from the coding sequence GTGACCAAAGTTGATCCTCTCAAACGGATTACGCTGCTTTACCACTTTACGGATCGCCGAAATCTTCCGCTGATCCGAGAACATGGCGGGCTTTACCCTTTAGCAAGACTTCGAAAAAAGAAGATTGAAGTTCCAGCGCCGGGCGGCAACGAGTGGAGCCGCGACGCCGACGGTATGAAAGGGATGGACGCATACGTTCATCTTTGTTTCCGGGCTACGCATCCGATGGAGTATGTAGCCCGCGCGGATGGCCGGATTGGAGACACGATCTTCTTGCAGATCCATCCGGATGTGTTGCTGTGGGACGGCGTCAAATTCACGGCGGACGTATCGAACAAGGCGGGGGTGGAAATCCATACTATGGAAGAAGCGAGGAAGATCATCGATTTTGAAGTGCTCTACACGCGCACCGATTGGAGCGACGAAGCCGTCCAGAAGCGGCTGCAACGGGCGGAAAAGTACGAAATACTTGTGCCGAAGAAAATTCCACTCGATCTGATAAGGAATCTTCCTAATGGCTGA